A window of Burkholderia ubonensis contains these coding sequences:
- a CDS encoding DUF2827 domain-containing protein, with product MRIGISILTHAGQNIWENGLGQNVFFLARLLRALPFVTDVVLLNCGDQTSVAANAQDGGQPLRLIPMREATECIDVAIEMGGGLDVEWLDYLRARGKRVVFFCCGQPYVGLIEPSVFKRSGYFTRANRCDAIWILSKDRDFAPMLRTLHRCPVIEVPYLWDPVFVEQRAAEIERAGLHFGYQARQEHERGLRVAIFEPNISVVKNCAIPLLVCEAAARAEPESVSRVHVLNSVQMQRHPTFEFLTRSLELARDNKLQLDQRHDFVGYMSQFANAVVSHQWHNDQNILYLDALYGDYPLIHNAPWIAELGYYYPDSDIEQGASQLVSAASDHDDQLSHYRHRSRAFLSALSSQTRANRIAYAQCLLHLVGRTAQEGAR from the coding sequence ATGCGAATCGGCATATCCATACTGACCCATGCAGGTCAGAACATTTGGGAGAACGGGCTCGGCCAGAATGTTTTCTTCCTGGCGCGGCTCTTGAGGGCGCTGCCGTTTGTGACGGACGTAGTGCTGCTCAACTGCGGTGACCAGACGAGTGTGGCGGCCAACGCGCAAGACGGTGGCCAGCCGCTTCGGCTGATACCGATGCGCGAGGCGACGGAGTGCATCGACGTGGCCATCGAGATGGGCGGCGGCCTGGACGTTGAGTGGCTGGACTATCTGCGCGCACGCGGCAAGCGCGTGGTGTTCTTCTGCTGCGGCCAGCCGTACGTCGGACTGATCGAGCCGTCAGTTTTCAAGCGCTCGGGTTATTTCACGCGCGCGAACCGGTGCGACGCGATCTGGATCCTGTCGAAGGACCGGGATTTCGCGCCGATGCTGCGCACGTTGCACCGCTGCCCGGTGATCGAAGTGCCGTATCTGTGGGATCCGGTATTCGTCGAACAACGGGCCGCCGAGATCGAGCGCGCGGGCCTGCACTTCGGCTATCAGGCGCGGCAGGAGCACGAACGCGGCCTGCGGGTGGCGATCTTTGAGCCGAACATTTCGGTGGTCAAGAACTGCGCGATCCCACTGCTGGTGTGCGAGGCCGCCGCCCGGGCTGAGCCTGAGTCGGTGTCGCGCGTGCACGTGCTCAATAGCGTGCAGATGCAGCGTCATCCGACCTTCGAATTTCTCACTCGCTCGCTGGAGCTTGCCCGCGACAACAAACTTCAACTGGACCAACGACACGATTTTGTAGGTTACATGAGCCAGTTCGCCAACGCGGTCGTGAGCCACCAATGGCATAACGACCAGAACATTTTGTATCTGGACGCGCTGTATGGCGACTATCCGTTGATTCACAACGCGCCGTGGATTGCAGAGCTGGGCTACTACTACCCGGACTCGGATATCGAGCAAGGCGCGTCGCAGCTGGTGAGCGCGGCGAGCGATCACGACGACCAACTTAGCCATTATCGGCACCGATCGCGCGCGTTTCTCTCCGCGCTGTCCAGCCAGACGCGCGCGAACCGTATCGCCTATGCGCAATGCCTGCTGCACCTGGTGGGGCGGACAGCCCAGGAGGGCGCACGATGA
- a CDS encoding OmpA family protein, producing MLQRTKVVLLSAAVLAGCSASGPTFNAYSLRLANGEQAYRVDCYGIFEGQGTCHKKAEEICGNQPVRALEDAAPLGSTSDGKPNTRILTFQCGVPSAPPPVVAPVPVPVPPPPPPPPAKVVLGGDANFDTAKWTLRPEARAKLDKLVSDASGATFALVTVKGYTDSRGSDAYNLNLSQHRAETVAAYLRDHGLQAQRYAAHGYGKADPVASNDTVEGRAKNRRVEIQLDQR from the coding sequence ATGTTGCAAAGAACAAAAGTGGTTTTACTGAGCGCGGCCGTGCTTGCGGGCTGTTCCGCGTCGGGGCCGACCTTCAACGCGTACTCGCTGCGGCTGGCCAACGGCGAGCAGGCTTACCGGGTGGATTGCTACGGCATCTTCGAGGGGCAGGGCACTTGCCACAAGAAGGCCGAGGAGATCTGCGGCAATCAACCGGTGCGCGCGCTCGAGGACGCTGCGCCGCTGGGCTCGACGTCGGACGGAAAGCCCAACACGCGGATCCTGACATTCCAGTGCGGCGTGCCGTCGGCGCCGCCGCCGGTGGTGGCCCCGGTTCCGGTGCCGGTGCCGCCTCCTCCGCCACCGCCGCCGGCGAAGGTGGTGCTCGGCGGCGACGCGAACTTCGATACCGCGAAGTGGACGTTGCGTCCGGAAGCGCGCGCGAAGCTGGACAAACTCGTGTCGGACGCGAGCGGCGCGACGTTCGCGCTGGTGACGGTCAAGGGCTACACGGACTCGCGCGGCTCCGACGCCTACAACCTGAACCTGTCGCAGCACCGGGCGGAGACGGTGGCGGCCTATCTGCGTGATCACGGCCTGCAGGCACAGCGGTACGCCGCACACGGCTACGGCAAGGCCGACCCGGTGGCCTCGAATGACACGGTCGAGGGGCGTGCGAAGAACCGACGCGTGGAGATTCAGTTGGATCAACGCTAA
- a CDS encoding YadA family autotransporter adhesin produces the protein MAVGHGANASANGATVIGANALGTGVGSVALGQNATASAPNSVALGSGSVASEANTVSLGSAGNERRLTNVAPGVNPTDGVNMSQLNSVRNDIGSVARKAYSGVAGAVALTMIPDVDLGKSFMIGIGSGSYQGYAAAAIGFTARLTDNLKLRGGASLSGSGTTFGVGIGYQW, from the coding sequence CTGGCGGTCGGTCACGGTGCGAATGCGTCCGCCAACGGCGCCACGGTGATCGGTGCGAATGCACTGGGTACAGGCGTGGGTAGTGTAGCGCTCGGCCAGAACGCCACAGCGTCCGCGCCGAACTCCGTCGCGCTCGGCTCTGGTTCCGTGGCTAGCGAAGCCAACACGGTGTCGCTGGGTTCGGCCGGCAACGAGCGGCGTCTCACGAACGTGGCCCCGGGTGTGAACCCGACCGACGGCGTGAACATGTCGCAGCTGAACTCAGTGCGTAACGACATCGGCTCGGTGGCCCGCAAGGCCTACTCGGGCGTGGCAGGTGCGGTGGCGCTGACCATGATCCCGGACGTGGATCTGGGCAAGTCGTTCATGATCGGTATCGGTAGCGGCAGTTATCAAGGGTATGCCGCGGCGGCGATCGGGTTCACGGCTCGGTTGACCGACAACCTGAAGTTGCGTGGCGGGGCGAGCTTGAGCGGCTCCGGCACGACCTTCGGGGTGGGTATCGGCTACCAGTGGTAA